One Silene latifolia isolate original U9 population chromosome 4, ASM4854445v1, whole genome shotgun sequence DNA segment encodes these proteins:
- the LOC141651559 gene encoding protein FAR1-RELATED SEQUENCE 5-like encodes MVENGFKPALGLMFVKLEEAIEFYNLYAVACSFIPTKYTQTRFRDGLIDKKSMVCNRHGFKVDRKKLKPAVEFENTEEKKKRKRSVEPKQTKITRFGCNAKIRFCAVFNDLKELIGYAIDTFYEGHNNRLCSLKEREFQKNLRTLNLYIKQTIVNNCKLNIGATKTFRIPAEQSNGYANIGASLTEFKNFKRNIKCYIGDKDVDMILDYLKALSESQDDFYYAYQVDEDNCLALIFWADPQARMNYSLFGDTINFDPTYSTNKYHMAFTPFTGVHNHKKSMTFDAALVDHENDGSFIWVFKKFLDCMGNKEPQCIITDQDPAIKLVVWDTDLEPIEFEEKWSQVIYDFELNDNT; translated from the exons ATGGTAGAAAATGGTTTCAAGCCTGCTCTAGGGTTAATGTTTGTAAAGCTGGAGGAGGCAATAGAGTTTTACAATTTATATGCTGTGGCTTGTAGTTTCATACCAACAAAGTACACACAAACAAGATTCCGTGATGGTCTGATAGACAAAAAATCAATGGTCTGCAACAGACATGGATTCAAAGTGGATCGCAAAAAACTCAAACCTGCTGTTGAATTTGAAAACACGgaagagaaaaagaagaggaaaagatcTGTAGAGCCAAagcaaacaaaaataacaagatttGGTTGCAACGCAAAAATACGGTTTTGTGCTGTATTCAATGACCTTAAGGAGCTAATAGGGTATGCCATTGATACGTTTTATGAAGGTCATAATAACAGACTCTGCTCACTCAAAGAAAGGGAATTCCAGAAAAATTTAAGAACACTTAACCTTTACATTAAGCAgacaattgttaacaattgtaAACTCAACATCGGTGCTACCAAGACATTTAGAATTCCGGCGGAACAATCAAATGGGTATGCAAACATCGGTGCATCTCTCACAGAATTCAAGAACTTCaaaagaaatattaaatgttacATAGGTGACAAGGATGTTGACATGATTCTCGATTATTTAAAGGCGCTTTCTGAATCACAAGATGACTTTTACTATGCTTATCAAGTTGATGAGGATAACTGTTTGGCTTTAATCTTTTGGGCAGATCCACAAGCAAGAATGAATTATTCCTTGTTTGGGGACACCATCAACTTTGATCCTACTTACAGTACTAACAAGTACCACATGGCCTTCACCCCATTCACTGGTGTTCACAACCACAAAAAATCGATGACTTTTGATGCTGCACTTGTCGATCATGAGAACGATGGGTCATTCATTTGGGTGTTTAAGAAGTTCCTTGATTGTATGGGCAACAAGGAACCTCAGTGCATTATTACTGATCAAGATCCGGCAATTAAACTCG TTGTTTGGGATACTGACTTGGAACCCATTGAGTTTGAAGAAAAATGGTCTCAAGTGATTTATGACTTTGAGTTGAATGATAATACTTAG
- the LOC141651560 gene encoding protein FAR1-RELATED SEQUENCE 1-like has product MEQQRYNQIFLDAASDNTFPQVSSKTMIEKHASKIYTHTVFYDFQGQVQMAPCSCAIRGFSEQGNMHIINVEDAYRKHRIFQVAHNNESKETTCTCKMFERKGILCKQISWITSGRGLQSILEQYIETRWTKKSYRKPLYGLDGKLLQDYDPTNLRKLELSRVWSEFYATISVLNSMTQTQIKELILMLLKFREKINPTKESLTKEQELEMLLGCSVKSNITVLPPKIAKNKGSGKRMKSNKDKAIEKFALC; this is encoded by the exons ATGGAACAACAACGCTATAATCAGATATTTCTTGATGCTGCAAGTGACAACACGTTTCCACAGGTTTCTTCTAAGACAATGATTGAGAAACATGCctctaaaatctacacacatactGTTTTCTATGATTTCCAAGGGCAAGTGCAAATGGCTCCCTGTTCGTGTGCCATTAGGGGATTTTCTGAGCAAGGAAACATGCACATTATAAATGTTGAAGATGCCTACAGGAAGCATAGAATATTTCAG GTTGCTCACAATAACGAATCGAAGGAAACAACATGTACGTGCAAGATGTTTGAGAGGAAAGGAATCCTTTGTAAACAAATTTCATGGATTACATCAGGAAGAGGATTGCAAAGCATACTGGAGCAGTACATCGAAACCAGATGGACGAAGAAGTCATATAGAAAGCCTTTGTATGGACTGGATGGAAAGTTATTGCAAGACTACGATCCCACTAATTTGAGAAAGTTGGAATTATCAAGGGTATGGTCTGAGTTTTATGCAACAATAAGTGTTCTTAACTCGATGACTCAAACTCAGATCAAGGAGCTAATTTTGATGCTTTTAAAATTCCGAGAGAAAATAAATCCAACAAAAGAGAGCTTGACAAAGGAACAAGAACTGGAAATGCTCTTAGGTTGTTCAGTAAAATCAAATATTACTGTTCTTCCGCCAAAGATTGCAAAAAACAAAGGAAGTGGCaagagaatgaaatcaaacaAGGATAAGGCAATTGAGAAG TTTGCTCTTTGCTGA